The DNA segment TTCCGATTAGACTTGGTATTCGATTTTGATGATAAACAAAGAATTACGCCACACAACAATGTATAAATTTCATTGCGGTTTTTGTGCTGACAACAAACTGTTTAGCCCGCAACAACGGCGGTGCGGCACGACAGGAAATCACTCCGCAATCCGCAACGAAAATTTATACCAACCGTTGGCATGCATTAGGAAGAGCATCCAGCAATCAAAATAAATATCGTGATTAAGATTTGTATATTTGAGAAAATTTTGAAACATGGAAAATGCTAATATACAGATATATCAAACGGTAAATGGAAGTACAGAGGTTATTGTAAAATTTGACAATGAGACTGTTTGGCTTTCACAAAAGCAGATGGCTCAACTTTTTAATAAAGATACAGATACTATAAGCCTGCATCTTAAGAATATTTATAAATCGGGAGAATTAGATGAAAAATCAACTACCGAGGATTCCTCGGTAGTTCAAAAAGAAGGACAAAGAAATGTTCGACGAAAAGTAAAACTGTATAATCTTGATGCTATAATATCAGTTGGATATCGAGTTAATTCAAAACAAGGTGTTCAATTCAGAATTTGGGCGAACAGTATTCTGAAAGAATATCTTTTAAAGGGATATGCGTTAGATAAAAATCGTCTTGCTCAGCAAAATGAGCAACTAAAAGAATTGCAAGATTCTGTTAAGTTATTAGGAAATGTTCTGGATTATAAAGCTCTGACAAACGATGAAAGTATTGGATTGCTTAAAATAATTTCAAATTATGCCTATGCTTTAGATATTTTAG comes from the Saccharicrinis carchari genome and includes:
- the rhuM gene encoding virulence protein RhuM/Fic/DOC family protein; the protein is MENANIQIYQTVNGSTEVIVKFDNETVWLSQKQMAQLFNKDTDTISLHLKNIYKSGELDEKSTTEDSSVVQKEGQRNVRRKVKLYNLDAIISVGYRVNSKQGVQFRIWANSILKEYLLKGYALDKNRLAQQNEQLKELQDSVKLLGNVLDYKALTNDESIGLLKIISNYAYALDILDQYDYQKLEIKDTSGKEKYQLTYDEAMRQILTAKKAHGNSDLFGNEKDESFKSSITTIYQTFGGQDLYPSIEEKAANLLYFITKNHSFSDGNKRIAAF